The DNA sequence TCTCAGTGAGTGACAAGAAATCGGGGTCTTTCACAAGCTGAATTATCTGAAGGGGAAAAGTCTAATCAAAGCGTATTATTATTCTGCCAGACAGAAGGGCCTGTCATGACATCCAGACAAAGTCGATCCGTTGAGGATCAATTTGCCAGTCAGCTGTTACAACTGAGTATTGATGTCTCCATCGCAGTCGATGAGCGGGGCGTCATTTTAGCGGCGACGAATTCAATCAGCGATCTCTTCGGCTGGAGTCGCGAAGACGCGAGCGGGCGGAATATTCGAGAACTGATTTCTGAATCCAGTCTTGAACAGTTCGATCATTATGTTGTCGAATCACTGGGAACGGCATCCGGTGCTGCCCGGAATATGATGGCCAGGCGGAAGGATGGCTCCTGTTTCGCCACCGAGCTGACTCTGAAGCCCGTTGATGACCCTGCAGACCAGATTCAATTCATCGGTGTTTTCCGAGACTGCAGCGAGCAACGCAAGTCGCAGAATAAACTGGATGAGTACGTCGAGCGGCTCAAACAGTCTCGCAGAGAGATGAAACGCAAGGATTTTCAGCTCAAATCCGCCATGAGCATCGTTGATCGGGCCAATCAGGCTAAGAGTGAATTTCTGGCGAACATGAGTCACGAAATACGCACTCCGATGACGGCCATTCTGGGGTACTCTGATCTCCTGAAAGAGCATTCCAACGGTCAGGAGCAGCAGGAACTGATTGAGATTATTCAAAATAATGGTGCGCATCTGCTGCAGGTCATCAACGATATCCTGGACCTCTCCAAGATCGAAATGGGGGACTTCGCCATCCGGAAAGTCCACTGTTCTCCGCTGCGGGTCCTGAGGGAAGTGATTGATGAATATCAGCCCCAGGCATCTCAGAAGGGGCTCAGTCTCCAGACGCGGTACCAGAAATCAATACCCGAGTCGATTCAGACTGATCCGGCGCGATTAAAACAGGTCCTGTCGAACCTGATCAGTAACGCCATCAAGTTTACCAATACAGGGCATATTGAACTGGATGTGCGGATGTCTGCTCAGTCTCCCCTGGATCGGATTCTGCAGTTCAGTTTGAGTGATACAGGGATCGGGATCCCTGCTGAGAAACTGAAAACCATCTTCGATCCGTTTACCCAGGCTGACAGTTCTACATCGCGAAATTATGGTGGCACTGGACTGGGGCTGACGCTGAGTCGCAAGCTGGTACAGATTCTGGGCGGCAATCTGACCGTGCAGTCTACACTCGATCGGGGCAGTGTCTTCACGGTCACCTTGCATCTGGAACCGGATGAAGATCAGCTCTTGTCCCACGGACTGGGATTCCAGTTCGAAACTGCTGACTCAAACAGGAAGGACATCACTAGCCCTGAAATGGACCAGCGGTCCTGTGGCAATGCGGAGAAGATTCTGCTGGTCGATGATACGCCGGAGATCCGTCGTCTGTTTACATATTTGTTAAACAAGATGGGGTTGAATGTCAAAACGGCATCAAATGGAAAAGAGGCCGTGGATCAGATTCAAACCGCTGTGGCACAGAATGCTGCATTCGATCTGATTCTGATGGATATGCAGATGCCTGTGATGAGCGGTTATGAGGCGGTACGGCTTTTACGGGAACAGGAAATACCGGTGCCCGTCATTGCGATCACAGCGCATGCCCTGGTTGCCGACCGGGAAAAATGCCTTGCTGCCGGCTGCACAGACTATCTCAGCAAACCGGTCAAATTCGATGTCCTGTATGAGATGGTGCAACGCTACCTTCCCGCCCGGGCGATGCTGCAACTGAATCATAACTGAGCGGGAAGTCGCTTCAGTCGTGAGCAGCGTCGGCTCTGATGTGCCGATTGAGCTCACTACGAGGACGTTCGAGGGGCTTCTGACAGGCAGGCAACTGGATACAGAAGGTTGCCCCTCTGCGAGGGTTGGGAAGAAACCACATTTTTCCCTCAGCGGACTGGATCAGTGAGCGGCTGAGTGACAGGCCGATTCCCAGCCCGGACTGTTTACTTGTCGCGAAAGGAGTAAACAGCTTACTGCGGAAGCTTTCGGGAACACCGCAGCCGGTATCTGAGACGGAGATCTGAATCATTCTGTCGGGCGTGGAAGCCGTCGAAATGGTCAACGTGCGGGGAGCCGGGGAATGTTCCATGGCTTCTACCGCGTTTTTAAAGAGGTTGACCAGCACCTGTTCAATCTGCACGCGGTCAGCATAGACGGTCGTAAACTTATGCTTGTAGCAGGTTTTGACTTCGATCTGTTTCAGGCGGATCTGGTAGTTGATGATCTGCAGAGCGCTGCGGATGCTGTCGTGAATATTAAACAGGAACCTTTGTTGCGGCTGTTTTTGAGTAAATGCTTTCAGTCTACGGATAATCTCACCGGAACGCAGTGCCTGTCTTTCAATTTTTTCGCGGAGTTGGCTGACATCTTCTCCCTGCTCCATCAGAGTTTTCATCGCACCGCAGTAGTTGGCGATCGCTGTAAGAGGTTGATTCAGTTCATGTGACAGCCCCGCGATGAGTTCACCTTTCACGACCAGACGGGAGACATGGGCCAGCTCATCACGATATTCCTGGGCA is a window from the Gimesia benthica genome containing:
- a CDS encoding PAS domain-containing hybrid sensor histidine kinase/response regulator, which codes for MTSRQSRSVEDQFASQLLQLSIDVSIAVDERGVILAATNSISDLFGWSREDASGRNIRELISESSLEQFDHYVVESLGTASGAARNMMARRKDGSCFATELTLKPVDDPADQIQFIGVFRDCSEQRKSQNKLDEYVERLKQSRREMKRKDFQLKSAMSIVDRANQAKSEFLANMSHEIRTPMTAILGYSDLLKEHSNGQEQQELIEIIQNNGAHLLQVINDILDLSKIEMGDFAIRKVHCSPLRVLREVIDEYQPQASQKGLSLQTRYQKSIPESIQTDPARLKQVLSNLISNAIKFTNTGHIELDVRMSAQSPLDRILQFSLSDTGIGIPAEKLKTIFDPFTQADSSTSRNYGGTGLGLTLSRKLVQILGGNLTVQSTLDRGSVFTVTLHLEPDEDQLLSHGLGFQFETADSNRKDITSPEMDQRSCGNAEKILLVDDTPEIRRLFTYLLNKMGLNVKTASNGKEAVDQIQTAVAQNAAFDLILMDMQMPVMSGYEAVRLLREQEIPVPVIAITAHALVADREKCLAAGCTDYLSKPVKFDVLYEMVQRYLPARAMLQLNHN